In Ananas comosus cultivar F153 linkage group 14, ASM154086v1, whole genome shotgun sequence, the genomic stretch tagtttaCTGCATATCATGTCTTACCAAGTACGCTGCATGCAGCTTACCATAAGTTGCCTCGTGCTATTAATTTCCTGGAAGACATACAAATGTAAAGGATCAGATGACTTTTCGGGGAAAAGAGCTGCAAACCCACATGAACTTGGCAAAATTTGAGATCACCACCTGAGCTTTTAATTATGACATAAAACCACCTGAACCATatgattttatagaaaaattcaCGCCCAAAAGGGGTTGAATGCAACAAAAAACAGATTGTTAAGGTGGTTTCATATTATCAATCAGATAACAACGATCTGTCTATGAACTAACATCTGGGTCTATAGCTTTTTTACCTTGATTTCAAAAATGACGTGAATAAGATAACAAGAGTCTAATGTAACATCTGGTATTTTCTTGTCCGACTGAAACAGAACATGTATGAAAGCAATCCATCATCAAAGTCCAAGGGCGCACTTTCAATGGGTATCCCCGGAGAGCTGGCTGGTCTCTATGCTGCTTGGCTAGAGTACGGAAGGCTCCCGTGGAAAGACCTTTTCCAACCAGCCATAAAACTTGCAAGCGAGGGATTTGTTATTATACCTTACGTGGCAAATGCCATGAAATCAAACGAGCAAGACATATTATCCGACCCCGGTCTGCGTGAAGTATTGGCaccaaaaggaaagctactgcAAGCCAATGATACTTGCTATAATCATGCACTTGCTAACACACTGGAGGTGATTTCCGTAGAGGGGCCGCAGGCATTTTACAATGGAACTATTGGTGAGAAGTTCATAGAGGATGTGAAAAGTGCTGGTGGGATCGCAACAATGGATGATTTGAGGAATTACAGGGTGGAAGTTAAGGACGCATTGGTGGCAAATGTTATGGGGTATACAATACTTGGGATGCCACCACCATCCAGTGGAACCGTGGGAATGTCTCTAGTGAGTTCTCTTTGCCTGTTTGTACCAACTGATTGTGTTTTATTCTGATGTATATGTAGTGTTCATGTTAGATTGCTTTTGCTGTACTGTCTTTGTTTTAAGTGCCCATGTGGGCCAACTGTGACAGCTCCTCTATTTGAGAGGTAAATGCTAGgtgtttggaaaataaaaattatggaGCTCTCGGCTGACAGGAAGCTGGATGAGCTTCTTGTCCTTGAATGAGAAGCTCCAATCTGAAATCGCAGGAAGTTGTTGTGGGAATTGGGGGAAAAAATTGGCCTTTTTATCCAAGTCTGTGCAATCAGCATGCAAACAAAACCTCTGCCAGTCAAGCAGGTCCTAAGATGTACTACATAGCTAATATATGGTAGTATGCAATTATTATATGCTTGGATTTGTTAAAATATGCCAGATTATCTTTCCTCAGTATTTCTTCTATTAGCTTTTAACCAGAACATTTTTGGTGTGATGTTTAGGTTCTGAACATTTTAGGTAGCTACAAGTCACCGGATGCTGTTAAAGGATTCCTTGGCATTCATCGGCTCATTGAAGCAACGAAGCACATGTTTGCTCTTCGAATGGATCTTGGCGACCCCGATTTTGTCAACATAACAGAAGTCGTGTCCAACATGCTTTCACCTTCCTTTGCTGAGAAAATTAAGCAAAAGATACTTGACAACACCACATTTAGCCCAGACTACTACCTACCAAAGTGAGTTTGCTATCTGACTTTCTCTTAGTTCATATATCTTCTGCATTAGTAAATGCCATCTTGCATAAACatccacttcttttttttttattttgcaatcTGAGCccaatttttctttccttttataCAATGTTGGACTGAAGTATCTTTCTATGAACTGGGATACTCTTGGCTGGAATCCTTAGTGCATGGATTTATTGCAATGTTGGCGGAGGGTATTCTAGTCTATGAAAAGAGATTTTGGCTCAAAGTTGCAAAATGCCAAAAAAGTGTGCTGAAATTGAATAATCAGAAAAGAAGTGGACTCTTTTTGTAAAACATTTAATGAATACTTCCACTAGAAAACTGTAGAATTTCAAGCTAGCCTACACAAACAGGCAAAGAGATGGAATTATTCTTGTGTTCCGTTCTAAACTTATGGATTGGAATGTACTACTTTGTAATTGTGACCAACAAGGTGAGGGACAATTTGGAGAGGTCTTTCATGTGCTTCATTTTTTCAATACTTCCTCTTGGCTGTGAGATCTTAAACAAGCCCATGATGCGGACTTTGAATTGCAGCTGGTGGTTTTTATTTTCCTGAAGTAATACTGTAGTAGTGAATGGACTAGTGAGACTTGAAGCTTGGACCTCCTATTCTGGTGCCACGTTACTTGACTGGATTCACTAGAAGTTTAAGCCATCGTCCCTTAGAGTATGACTTTGTTTGATACAGTTTTGATCCAATACATACCTCTTCAAAAAAGTTGCTGCAATTCACTATAACATTTCTCAATTCTCCCCACATTCACACCTTAGGTACCACTGTCTAAGACTTTCTTACATCTTTCAGGCCAATATCACGATCATCTTTATTATacgtaaataaattaattatacacTCAATTCTACTGTTTTTCTCACTGGAAATTGTTCCTCAGATGGAGTCAGTTAAGAGACCATGGAACCAGCCACCTTTGTGTTGTGGATGCCGATCGTAATGCTGTGTCTATGACGACTACCGTTAATGCGTATTTTGGGGCTAAAGTGCTCTCCCCATCAACAGGTATTGTGCTAAACAATGAGATGGACGACTTCTCTACACCATCCGATGCAACTCCCGATCATCTCCCACCAGCTCCTTCGAACTTCATTGAGCCGAATAAAAGGCCTTTGTCTTCCATGACACCTATTATTGTACTCAAGGTAGTGCCAAcctctcactccctctctttctctctccctccttgaAGTCTGTTTCCTTGAGTTGGGTTTAGCTAGATTGCCCCAGAATAGCATTCTGAAACCTTTTCATGCCCCTCATTGTTTGTTTAAAGGCCAATATTAcagtctataaaattttcaatcatagGGATTACTTTTTGGGCACATAGCTTCATAACAATCAATTATATAGAACTTCctgcatcattttttttctggGTTGAACCAACTTCTGTTCTGTTACAATTCTGTTTAAAAACTTTTCAGGAGGGATGTAACAAAATTTTGCATTACTTGCAACAACTGAATTTATTCATAGAGAGATGACACTTAACCACTGTAAATTTCCTCTCTTGTGGACCATAAAATTGCAACTAAATTATTAGGCCTCAAAACATCTTCTGTCTGTagaatgaacttaaaaattcaGTAACCATTAAGTGCAGCTGTATGGAACAAAATATACTCTTTCCAGTTCAACTACTGCCGAATTCTCTCTTTGTTTGATATTTGGTCATGAACTTAGTTACATCCGTCCTGATACTAGCATGATGTTCGTGATGATTAGAATTATAACaatatctaaaatattcaattgaTATAGATATTCTTGATTATTTTTTACAGGACAATCAACTTGCTGGAGTTGTTGGGGCTAGTGGAgggttaaaaattatttcagcGGTTACTGAAGTTTTTCTTAATCATTTCATTTTGGGAATGGAACCCCTTGCTGCTGTTCAACGGCCTAGGATTTACCCCCAGGTAACATTTGTTGATATCCTTGTGTTTTTGTGAGTTATTAGTTTCCTTAAAGCAGTTCTTTATAGCTAATTCACTTTAAAGCGATTATTTCGCCAAAGAATATTTTCTTTTGCTATGCTAACTTGCCTTTTCTGATGAAAGAACATTGCAAAACCAAGAAAATTTAGCAGCAGGTCAAATTATGTTTCTGTTGGCCAACTTCTGGTTTCTTGAACGTGAACTTAGTAGTAATTGAAGCTAAATACTGCTagtttattaaaattaacaacAGCCAGAAGGAAATCAGGATACAACATTAAAATGTACGGTTCATCTATAGATCGAGCCAATGCTACAGAATTAGATGAAATAATTGGACAAATTCCGAGATTTCTTTTTGCCAAGGTAAATTTGGGTCTGAACCAGGTCCAAATATGGCTTCGTTACTTCTAGTGGAACATAGTTCATTATCTCGTGGACGGCAGACAAATTGCTTTGCACGTAGTACCTGTTCAGCTTGGAATCTAGAATAGCCTCTTTATTTTCTGGAGGAGCAGAAGCTTCCAAGAACCAAGCATGTGGCTAACTAAAGGCCCGGAGCTTTTGCTGTGTTGGGAAGTTAAATTGTGCTTTTGGTGCCTGGAAACCAGAAGCTCCAACTTGAAGCTTCTCGCTCTTCTGTAACAAGAAATTGTTGAGCAGACTGGATTGAGGAAAACCATTACTTATAATCGAGTAACTTTATCATTCGTAATGGAGGAACTTATGACTACTAATACCTACCTTTCCCTACTAATATACAGTTAATACCAAATGAAGTGTTCTATGAGAACTGGACCACTGTAGATGGCGAATCAATCCGGTTCAGTGAAGACGCAAAGTTATTTCTGGAGCAGAGGGGTCACAGCCTTCAGAGCGTATCGGGCGGGGCTGTGTGCCAGCTCGTTGTGCATAACTTAGGAGAACCTGTAAGACTGCAGTCCGACAACAGTGCCGTCTTTCACGGGATGCTCACCGCAGTCAGCGACCCTAGGAAAGAAGGAAGCCCTGCTGGATTGTAAAATCTGGCATAAAGCACATGTAGATATCTATCTACAAAATACCCTCTAGAAAATATCATGATTTGCACTTTGCCCTCCTGAGAATGGAAACCTACATCCAACAACAACCACTCGCCCTTTCCTTCATATTTTTGGTTCAGAAACAGTTGGAGAATacgaaaatttttatagaaattgtAACAGGGTGTGTATTTTGATCATATTTCAATATCTATGAACATTTCTGAATGAAAAATGCGATGCGGAGAAGGAAGGGCCAGCTAGTGCTAATGGGCTTATTATATTAGGAGGGCAACATGCAAATCACCATATTTTTCATGGGAGGGGACTCTGCATGCATATTACTTGGGAACCTATTTCCCTCAGAAATTTGATTCAGTTGGGTAAACTTTGATGTCCAAGAGATTATGCTTGCTAGGGAGAGAAATACGCAACACTCCCTGTTTCTCCAAATTTTATTGGGCTGTGCATTGTTTTGTAAATACATTCATATTTATGTAGATAGCACGAGATAAAAGGGCCAGATATTTTATTTGCATAAGAATAAGGACTTTAGTTCCACTTTTTATACCATGTATTCGTGTCGTTTGTACTTGTTTGCATGAAAGACATAATAATGTATTCGTGTCATTTGTATCTGAGATGTTTCATTCTGGCTTCTAACATTTCATTTGTTTCATTATATGTCCTGAACTTTTCTAATTGTTCCAATTTGGTCTTATAGTTTCTGTTGGTTGGTTATCTGTGTGAGACACGTGATGACTCAAGTTGCTAGTACTAGCGACCTGTTGCACCCACACCGTCAGCTCAAAATgtgtaaaatttcaaattccaaattattAATACTGATGTGTTAGTTACATATAAAGATTTTACACTCTTTACACATTATCCGTAATTCAATGTGCACGCGGTCTAAGACTTGGTTTATACTTTCGTTACTTCGTTGGCTACCtatctctgataccaaatacaACTATCCAACTAGCAGCTTGGAAGGTTCAAAATTTTTGGTACGAAAATGCTTTAAGTTCAAGTTACACAAACTAATATGCTAGTGAAATACAAGACATTTACGTTTCCTcacatttttctttattatttgatGTAAAGCTTAGATATCTTCGCCCAGTGTAAGCTTACATTTTGTGCACGTATGAACAAATTTGTTACGATCTGTTGGAATTGTTTCAATCAGACTCATTTTACATTGTAAGTCATTTATATaaagattaaattataaattttaggacCTTGTTTACCAAATATTAGGTGCAGTGCAGGTAATAatttctctatctctatctctatctctcctTTGCGAGGGATAATTTCTCTTGGCTAGGGATATATTAAATAATGGAACCAAATTGAAATAATTTGGAGAGTCTACACTCCCataataatataacaaattgaagtttaggTACTAAACCGGTTTGAATCTTTGTAGAAAATAAAACCTGACTAGGTAAACTCTAGCAAACTCAACCTGACTCAATCCAATGTGAGAAAATCCGTCTTAAATTCGACTCGATCCATCCAAGGTGGGTTGGATTTTGTAACCCGACCCAACTTCCAATCGATAAAAATTAGCTTCCAATCGATAAAAATCTAATTGGAAGGTATTTTCGTAGGGTATTAGAAGTTTGGAGGGATAGATAAGTCATTTAAATTTCGGACAAATATATAAgctatttttaaactttagaagGATACATTGGTATTTAAccctaataaattttaatagcGGTTCAAGTAACTAATAGTCAATTGGGATTGTCATTTTTTCAGTAGCTAGGTTAACTACCATTATTCAATTTTcctaacaaaaaattaattaaatttgaccACTAATACCACTAATGTCttactcaatatatatatatatatatatatatatatatatatatatatatatatatatatatatatatatatatggttcggttactatacttttatgagtattggccccttatactcataagttttcagcccttagatttattttcATTGATCTTTTCAcccccgttagatcatactattcactAACTAACCCACTCAATCAtaaggggatcactatcattctaagtaggatcacatcatcctaacgccACATCATCAATCAAcgttaaaatttataagtacaaggGTGTCTATATCATAAGATATAGTaccccactatatatatatatatatatattatatagtatatatatagatgagagagagagagagagagagagagagagagagagaaagagagagagttgggctgggATGCTATTGAGCACCCAGCCAACTTTGCCATCCATTTTATAGCCCTTGGATCGCATCGAGATCCATGCAGCCTTTACTCAAAAATTTGGAAGAAGCTCCGTTTATGTCCCTCcgttatctctctctctctctctctctctctctctcttcttttccttttccatttcttttcttctcca encodes the following:
- the LOC109720115 gene encoding gamma-glutamyltranspeptidase 3, which translates into the protein GEGEVESEVGVVAADDGRCSEVGAAALRAGGHAVDAAVAAALCLGVVHPVSSGLGGGSXFLVLRAAASGRALAIDARETAPSAASQNMYESNPSSKSKGALSMGIPGELAGLYAAWLEYGRLPWKDLFQPAIKLASEGFVIIPYVANAMKSNEQDILSDPGLREVLAPKGKLLQANDTCYNHALANTLEVISVEGPQAFYNGTIGEKFIEDVKSAGGIATMDDLRNYRVEVKDALVANVMGYTILGMPPPSSGTVGMSLVLNILGSYKSPDAVKGFLGIHRLIEATKHMFALRMDLGDPDFVNITEVVSNMLSPSFAEKIKQKILDNTTFSPDYYLPKWSQLRDHGTSHLCVVDADRNAVSMTTTVNAYFGAKVLSPSTGIVLNNEMDDFSTPSDATPDHLPPAPSNFIEPNKRPLSSMTPIIVLKDNQLAGVVGASGGLKIISAVTEVFLNHFILGMEPLAAVQRPRIYPQLIPNEVFYENWTTVDGESIRFSEDAKLFLEQRGHSLQSVSGGAVCQLVVHNLGEPVRLQSDNSAVFHGMLTAVSDPRKEGSPAGL